The following coding sequences lie in one Montipora foliosa isolate CH-2021 chromosome 11, ASM3666993v2, whole genome shotgun sequence genomic window:
- the LOC137974938 gene encoding uncharacterized protein isoform X1 — MYKKWERKWFKMTGGVSSNEDFVFILSVVLLCLLFFQWIFVAFLFLWLRKIHLQAAQAYKERNIFSKLNFAGLKQTATVENMTKGKSTYSIPLVISNKRATSENADTDKSPNWKNIDRTFAYAEADLVEDGATGSSTVEGEEDKNLIARSKTQGKEKLIHDKKDASDATLQDPKLNDNNGQGMLLLTGLHDDIGRKTVFKTLKGTQSSQVVISEKPQDRLVLVEAEIVPDGTVAGESRLTNKTHRFEDSGESNMAKDRNGKHLPLNDLKVRKKIDTDGIISGDRPPSEEKQLHQESSSGALEKRAPRFEDAPQKGLSSESKPKVKPKPAKAKLPKEKSKQVTLLGKPDEEGRKISVVQRLSAKDQSEHYGRARTNASRSQRDIDAEKRCGEQLTQNYDCIGTSFSNRLDLGNKDTSEDIYEKIDENTSGFSKKKSSSFYPQATCVNVKQNTKKCGQDSARHYDNPTEEGPFYVNIREVFDI, encoded by the exons atgtataaaaaaTGGGAGAGGAAATG GTTCAAAATGACTGGAGGCGTGTCAAGTAACGAAGACTTCGTCTTCATACTCTCTGTGGTGCTTCTCtgtcttttatttttccaatGGATATTCGTCGCGTTTCTCTTTTTGTGGTTGAGAAAAATACATCTTCAAGCAGCTCAAGCTTACAAGGAAAGGAATATTTTTTCGAAACTGAACTTTGCGGGTTTAAAACAAACTGCAACCGTAGAAAATATGACAAAAGGGAAAAGCACATACTCGATTCCTTTGGTGATAAGCAACAAGCGTGCTACCAGTGAAAACGCCGATACCGATAAATCACCGAACTGGAAAAATATCGACAGAACCTTTGCCTATGCAGAAGCAGATCTTGTAGAAGACGGTGCAACAGGAAGTTCTACCGTTGAAGGCGAAGAAGACAAAAATTTAATTGCTAGGTCAAaaacacaaggaaaagaaaaattaattcatgATAAAAAAGATGCTTCCGATGCCACATTACAAGATCCAAAACTGAATGATAACAATGGTCAAGGAATGCTTCTTTTAACTGGTCTTCATGATGATATTGGCAGGAAAACCGTTTTCAAAACTTTGAAGGGTACCCAAAGCAGTCAAGTTGTTATTAGCGAAAAGCCTCAAGATCGCCTGGTGCTTGTCGAAGCAGAAATTGTCCCAGATGGAACAGTTGCAGGAGAAAGCCGGCTCACAAACAAGACTCATCGTTTTGAAGACAGTGGAGAATCGAATATGGCAAAAGATAGAAATGGGAAACATTTACCTCTCAACGATCTCAAAGTTAGAAAGAAAATTGACACCGATGGGATCATTTCCGGGGATAGGCCGCCAAGCGAAGAAAAGCAATTACACCAAGAAAGCTCATCCGGGGCATTGGAAAAGAGAGCACCTCGTTTTGAGGACGCACCTCAAAAGGGCCTCTCTTCTGAGTCCAAaccaaaagtgaaaccaaagccTGCAAAGGCAAAGCTTCCAAAGGAAAAATCTAAACAGGTCACGCTTCTGGGAAAGCCAGATGAAGAAGGACGAAAAATTTCGGTTGTTCAGCGTTTATCAGCGAAAGATCAGTCTGAGCACTATGGGAGAGCCCGAACTAACGCTTCACGGAGCCAGCGTGACATAGACGCAGAAAAGAGATGTGGAGAACAGCTGACACAGAATTACGATTGCATAGGGACAAGTTTCAGCAACAGGTTAGATCTGGGCAATAAAGACACCTCGGAGGACATTTACGAAAAGATTGATGAGAATACTTCTGGTTTCAGCAAAAAGAAGAGCTCTTCTTTTTATCCTCAGGCAACTTGCGTCAAcgtcaaacaaaacacaaagaagTGTGGGCAAGACTCCGCCAGGCATTATGATAACCCTACAGAGGAAGGCCCATTTTACGTTAACATAAGGGAAGTGTTTGATATTTAA
- the LOC137974938 gene encoding uncharacterized protein isoform X2 yields the protein MTGGVSSNEDFVFILSVVLLCLLFFQWIFVAFLFLWLRKIHLQAAQAYKERNIFSKLNFAGLKQTATVENMTKGKSTYSIPLVISNKRATSENADTDKSPNWKNIDRTFAYAEADLVEDGATGSSTVEGEEDKNLIARSKTQGKEKLIHDKKDASDATLQDPKLNDNNGQGMLLLTGLHDDIGRKTVFKTLKGTQSSQVVISEKPQDRLVLVEAEIVPDGTVAGESRLTNKTHRFEDSGESNMAKDRNGKHLPLNDLKVRKKIDTDGIISGDRPPSEEKQLHQESSSGALEKRAPRFEDAPQKGLSSESKPKVKPKPAKAKLPKEKSKQVTLLGKPDEEGRKISVVQRLSAKDQSEHYGRARTNASRSQRDIDAEKRCGEQLTQNYDCIGTSFSNRLDLGNKDTSEDIYEKIDENTSGFSKKKSSSFYPQATCVNVKQNTKKCGQDSARHYDNPTEEGPFYVNIREVFDI from the coding sequence ATGACTGGAGGCGTGTCAAGTAACGAAGACTTCGTCTTCATACTCTCTGTGGTGCTTCTCtgtcttttatttttccaatGGATATTCGTCGCGTTTCTCTTTTTGTGGTTGAGAAAAATACATCTTCAAGCAGCTCAAGCTTACAAGGAAAGGAATATTTTTTCGAAACTGAACTTTGCGGGTTTAAAACAAACTGCAACCGTAGAAAATATGACAAAAGGGAAAAGCACATACTCGATTCCTTTGGTGATAAGCAACAAGCGTGCTACCAGTGAAAACGCCGATACCGATAAATCACCGAACTGGAAAAATATCGACAGAACCTTTGCCTATGCAGAAGCAGATCTTGTAGAAGACGGTGCAACAGGAAGTTCTACCGTTGAAGGCGAAGAAGACAAAAATTTAATTGCTAGGTCAAaaacacaaggaaaagaaaaattaattcatgATAAAAAAGATGCTTCCGATGCCACATTACAAGATCCAAAACTGAATGATAACAATGGTCAAGGAATGCTTCTTTTAACTGGTCTTCATGATGATATTGGCAGGAAAACCGTTTTCAAAACTTTGAAGGGTACCCAAAGCAGTCAAGTTGTTATTAGCGAAAAGCCTCAAGATCGCCTGGTGCTTGTCGAAGCAGAAATTGTCCCAGATGGAACAGTTGCAGGAGAAAGCCGGCTCACAAACAAGACTCATCGTTTTGAAGACAGTGGAGAATCGAATATGGCAAAAGATAGAAATGGGAAACATTTACCTCTCAACGATCTCAAAGTTAGAAAGAAAATTGACACCGATGGGATCATTTCCGGGGATAGGCCGCCAAGCGAAGAAAAGCAATTACACCAAGAAAGCTCATCCGGGGCATTGGAAAAGAGAGCACCTCGTTTTGAGGACGCACCTCAAAAGGGCCTCTCTTCTGAGTCCAAaccaaaagtgaaaccaaagccTGCAAAGGCAAAGCTTCCAAAGGAAAAATCTAAACAGGTCACGCTTCTGGGAAAGCCAGATGAAGAAGGACGAAAAATTTCGGTTGTTCAGCGTTTATCAGCGAAAGATCAGTCTGAGCACTATGGGAGAGCCCGAACTAACGCTTCACGGAGCCAGCGTGACATAGACGCAGAAAAGAGATGTGGAGAACAGCTGACACAGAATTACGATTGCATAGGGACAAGTTTCAGCAACAGGTTAGATCTGGGCAATAAAGACACCTCGGAGGACATTTACGAAAAGATTGATGAGAATACTTCTGGTTTCAGCAAAAAGAAGAGCTCTTCTTTTTATCCTCAGGCAACTTGCGTCAAcgtcaaacaaaacacaaagaagTGTGGGCAAGACTCCGCCAGGCATTATGATAACCCTACAGAGGAAGGCCCATTTTACGTTAACATAAGGGAAGTGTTTGATATTTAA
- the LOC137974939 gene encoding uncharacterized protein isoform X1, with protein MCVIDARIENNLGTGMVTTFGVEAETIVLLASSGFLSFLFLFWIITLAVILWLRKINLHVEKAVEIVNSPKRDNLEHKNKAFAYGCAKTDSYEDETDLRKASFKDKCKILMKPINGLGEKVLSSSDQFKAETFSENNERKVYCSIKDPTKIRCVAYRKADPGKTFLLTDSTEVIDGKHDATCEADITYENDYLVLIDETSDQSAVPCSGSHFKESENQNTDEYTEITDSQPEYVNGYLEIIHSDKVQRKGTDLKFLDNNNTHDSIEIYDSQPKYENGFLEMTPSDKTHDLLASVEDERLPRQDDFGYLIPIETLPTEKQDEEEGYDVPMERGRKQNEQYECVDLNKTA; from the exons ATGTGCGTAATTGATGCAAGAATTGAG aACAATTTGGGCACCGGTATGGTTACGACATTTGGAGTTGAAGCCGAAACCATTGTTCTTCTTGCGTCATCGGGTTTCCTATCTTTTCTGTTCCTATTTTGGATCATCACTTTAGCTGTCATTTTGTGGCTTAGAAAAATTAATCTTCATGTGGAGAAGGCAGTCGAAATTGTGAACTCTCCAAAAAGGGATAACTTGGAACATAAAAACAAGGCCTTTGCCTATGGATGCGCAAAGACAGATTCGTATGAAGATGAAACAGATTTAAGAAAGGCTTCGTTCAAAGACAAATGTAAAATACTGATGAAGCCGATAAATGGCCTCGGCGAGAAAGTTCTTTCTTCAAGTGACCAATTTAAGGCGGAGACCTTCTCAGAAAATAATGAAAGGAAAGTCTACTGCAGTATCAAGGACCCCACGAAAATTAGGTGTGTGGCGTATCGTAAAGCCGATCCGGGAAAGACATTTCTATTAACTGATTCGACGGAAGTGATAGATGGAAAACACGATGCCACTTGCGAGGCAGATATCacgtacgagaacgactacttAGTGCTTATTGACGAGACTAGTGACCAGTCGGCTGTACCCTGCTCAGGATCCCACTTTAAAGAAAGCGAAAATCAAAACACAGATGAGTACACCGAGATTACTGATTCACAACCAGAATATGTAAATGGCTACCTTGAAATCATCCATTCCGATAAGGTTCAACGCAAAGGAACTGACCTAAAATTCCTCGACAATAACAACACACATGATTCGATTGAGATTTACGACTCACAACCGAAATATGAGAATGGATTTCTTGAAATGACCCCTTCCGATAAAACCCATGATTTACTCGCGAGCGTCGAAGACGAGAGGCTTCCTCGTCAAGATGACTTTGGTTATCTTATTCCGATCGAAACTTTGCCAACAGAAAAGCAAGATGAAGAGGAGGGATATGACGTTCCCATGGAACGAGGACGAAAGCAAAACGAGCAATATGAATGCGTGGATTTAAATAAAACGGCATAA
- the LOC137974939 gene encoding uncharacterized protein isoform X2, which produces MVTTFGVEAETIVLLASSGFLSFLFLFWIITLAVILWLRKINLHVEKAVEIVNSPKRDNLEHKNKAFAYGCAKTDSYEDETDLRKASFKDKCKILMKPINGLGEKVLSSSDQFKAETFSENNERKVYCSIKDPTKIRCVAYRKADPGKTFLLTDSTEVIDGKHDATCEADITYENDYLVLIDETSDQSAVPCSGSHFKESENQNTDEYTEITDSQPEYVNGYLEIIHSDKVQRKGTDLKFLDNNNTHDSIEIYDSQPKYENGFLEMTPSDKTHDLLASVEDERLPRQDDFGYLIPIETLPTEKQDEEEGYDVPMERGRKQNEQYECVDLNKTA; this is translated from the coding sequence ATGGTTACGACATTTGGAGTTGAAGCCGAAACCATTGTTCTTCTTGCGTCATCGGGTTTCCTATCTTTTCTGTTCCTATTTTGGATCATCACTTTAGCTGTCATTTTGTGGCTTAGAAAAATTAATCTTCATGTGGAGAAGGCAGTCGAAATTGTGAACTCTCCAAAAAGGGATAACTTGGAACATAAAAACAAGGCCTTTGCCTATGGATGCGCAAAGACAGATTCGTATGAAGATGAAACAGATTTAAGAAAGGCTTCGTTCAAAGACAAATGTAAAATACTGATGAAGCCGATAAATGGCCTCGGCGAGAAAGTTCTTTCTTCAAGTGACCAATTTAAGGCGGAGACCTTCTCAGAAAATAATGAAAGGAAAGTCTACTGCAGTATCAAGGACCCCACGAAAATTAGGTGTGTGGCGTATCGTAAAGCCGATCCGGGAAAGACATTTCTATTAACTGATTCGACGGAAGTGATAGATGGAAAACACGATGCCACTTGCGAGGCAGATATCacgtacgagaacgactacttAGTGCTTATTGACGAGACTAGTGACCAGTCGGCTGTACCCTGCTCAGGATCCCACTTTAAAGAAAGCGAAAATCAAAACACAGATGAGTACACCGAGATTACTGATTCACAACCAGAATATGTAAATGGCTACCTTGAAATCATCCATTCCGATAAGGTTCAACGCAAAGGAACTGACCTAAAATTCCTCGACAATAACAACACACATGATTCGATTGAGATTTACGACTCACAACCGAAATATGAGAATGGATTTCTTGAAATGACCCCTTCCGATAAAACCCATGATTTACTCGCGAGCGTCGAAGACGAGAGGCTTCCTCGTCAAGATGACTTTGGTTATCTTATTCCGATCGAAACTTTGCCAACAGAAAAGCAAGATGAAGAGGAGGGATATGACGTTCCCATGGAACGAGGACGAAAGCAAAACGAGCAATATGAATGCGTGGATTTAAATAAAACGGCATAA
- the LOC137974940 gene encoding uncharacterized protein translates to MESWRLSLILAAVACSCCLVLCVFLMCLCIMVKRIRRNLDDIRLRRGPTDSLEDPRGCKQEEDEGNRRNSNNLRYILRPIGGQKQRRDNPSIYSKADEHVIYLRPESGTPSQNLSGAETQASTEHVPLQFVNQGFSHPETSRNSMVANQSEASDDLQSVLEKDVASENEQPTYENTIEPIYQNTGELASLNNPDLERCHTMAISDIDKCS, encoded by the coding sequence ATGGAGAGTTGGCGCTTGTCCTTAATCCTGGCAGCGGTGGCCTGCTCTTGCTGTTTAGTCTTGTGtgtgtttttgatgtgcctttGTATTATGGTGAAGAGAATTCGTCGCAACCTGGACGACATTCGCTTACGCAGAGGCCCAACCGACAGCCTTGAAGACCCAAGAGGATGCAAACAAGAAGAAGACGAAGGAAACCGAAGAAACTCTAACAACTTAAGATACATCCTTCGTCCCATTGGGGGGCAGAAACAAAGGAGGGATAACCCTTCCATCTACTCGAAAGCTGACGAACACGTTATATATCTGCGCCCAGAAAGTGGTACACCTTCTCAGAACCTTTCGGGCGCTGAAACGCAAGCGTCAACAGAACATGTTCCTTTACAATTTGTCAACCAGGGATTTAGTCATCCAGAGACATCGCGAAATTCCATGGTGGCAAATCAAAGCGAAGCTTCTGATGATTTACAGTCCGTTTTGGAAAAAGACGTTGCGAGTGAAAATGAACAGCCAACCTACGAAAATACCATTGAGCCTATTTACCAAAATACAGGAGAACTAGCATCCTTGAATAATCCTGATTTGGAGAGATGCCACACTATGGCTATTTCAGATATCGACAAGTGTTCATAA